In Halobacteria archaeon AArc-dxtr1, the sequence CCGGGAGGCCTACGGCGGCTTCGCGAACGCCGTCTTCACCGTCGAGAGCCGGCCACAGGATATCCCCGTCTCCCGAAATCGGTCTGGCGACGTCCGCGTCGAAATCGAGCGCGAACGCCGCGACGGCATCGAGTTCCGCCCGCTCGCCAAGCGCCGCGATCACGTCGTCGTCGGCATCGACCCCGGAACCACCACCGCGGCCGCGATCGTCGGTCTGGAGGGCGAGGTGTTAGACGTCTGGAGTTCGCGCACGAGCGACACCGCCGACGTGATCGAGTGGCTGGTCGAGCGCGGTCGGCCGATCGTCGTCGCCGCGGACGTGACGCCGATGCCCGAAACGGTCGAAAAGTTCCGCCGGAGCTTCGACGCCGCCGGCTGGACGCCCGAGCGCGATCTACCGATCGACGAGAAACAACACCGTACGCGCGAGTATCAGTACGATAACGACCACCAGCGCGATGCATTGGCCGCCGCGCTCTACGCCCGTGACGCCCACGAAGACCAGTTCGAGCGCATCGCCGCCAAACTGCCGCCGGGGATCGACCGCGGAGAGGTCACCGCACGGGTCGTCGCCGGCGAGGAAAGCGTCGAGGCCGTCCTCACCGATCTGACCGACGAGGACGAACCCGAAGAGGAGTCGACCGATCACGAGCCCCGCGAACTCTCCGCCGAGGAAAAGCGGATCAACTCCTTAGAGCGGCAGGTCGAGCGCCTTCAGTCCCACGTCGAGACCTTAGAGGAGCGCGTCGAGACGAAAGACGAGCGAATCGCCGATCTGGAGGCCGAACTCGCCGTCTCGAAGCGCGAGGAGCGCCGACAGGTGTTGAAAGAACGGGAGGTAACCCGCCTCGAGGAGCGCGCCGACCGTCTGGAAGACGAGCGCGACGATGCCCGCGAGGCGGTCGCGGCCCTCGAGACGAAAGTCGAGCGGATGAAGGCCCTCTGGAAGCTCGACCACTCGAACTTCAGCGATGTTTCCGCGAAGAAAGAGGGGCTCGTCCCGGTGAAGGTCGTCGAGCAGTTCACCAAGGGTGCGATCCGCGAGGCAGACGATCAGTACGGGATCGCCGAAGAGGACGTCGTCTTCCTCCGGGACGCAAGCGGTGCTGGGACGTCGACCGCGAAACTGCTCGCCTCGTTCGGGCCACGAGTCATCCTCAAACAGGGTGGTCTCTCCGACGCTGCCGACCGCATCCTCTTCGAGCACGAGATTCCGGTCGGTCCTGCCGACGACGTCGCCATGCAGGAGGTCGACGAACTGGCCGTCGCCCGCGAGGAAGACGTCGAGGCCGTCATCGACGACTGGCACGAGCGCGCCCGCGTTCGGCGCCGG encodes:
- a CDS encoding DUF460 domain-containing protein — translated: MHTRTSALDAVVFGVDVQSGDVRGDTPSYALVRYDGEVVDRDVVSGRKLRRLIEDETPAIVATDNMYELAADKDALVRFLGSLPDETMLVQVTGDEQPEPLSRVAKRHGIPYGKEPMQEAEAAARLAAHNVGYEVSAFTDTTTVKVSRGRSTGGGGWSEDRYTRRIHGSVKKRAREVESELGAANLDYEREVREAYGGFANAVFTVESRPQDIPVSRNRSGDVRVEIERERRDGIEFRPLAKRRDHVVVGIDPGTTTAAAIVGLEGEVLDVWSSRTSDTADVIEWLVERGRPIVVAADVTPMPETVEKFRRSFDAAGWTPERDLPIDEKQHRTREYQYDNDHQRDALAAALYARDAHEDQFERIAAKLPPGIDRGEVTARVVAGEESVEAVLTDLTDEDEPEEESTDHEPRELSAEEKRINSLERQVERLQSHVETLEERVETKDERIADLEAELAVSKREERRQVLKEREVTRLEERADRLEDERDDAREAVAALETKVERMKALWKLDHSNFSDVSAKKEGLVPVKVVEQFTKGAIREADDQYGIAEEDVVFLRDASGAGTSTAKLLASFGPRVILKQGGLSDAADRILFEHEIPVGPADDVAMQEVDELAVAREEDVEAVIDDWHERARVRRRDQKASMVDRLISEHRAGDNEA